The following DNA comes from Miscanthus floridulus cultivar M001 chromosome 5, ASM1932011v1, whole genome shotgun sequence.
TTCGTTACTCCCCATGTTTCCTTTCAAATAATTGTGATGTTGTGTTATTCATTCATTAGAAAACACCACAAACTGTAAAAAGAAGTTTTTATTTGAAAACAGGAAAACAATGTGGAGTCATATGTCCAATGCAGTCCATGACAGTTGCTTTCAGTTCTCCAAGTGGGAGATGTGATTTGGTAATTGGGATAGTAATAGTTAAGAGAAAAAAAGAATTACTGTAAGGAAATTTCGCATCAACAGAAAAACGACGAAGCATATGGATATGGAGGATGAACATACCGCCTCCATCAACTGTTTGATTTCTGATTCAGAAATTTTAGTACCAAGTTTTGGTAAACCAGATCTTAGCTCTTCAAGAGTAATTGTCCCACTGTTATCTGTATCTAGGGATCTGAACATTTCTTTTAGGCCCATAATCTCTTCATCTGATAAGTTCTCAGCCACAACCTGGTTAAAATTAATGAAGATGTTAGAACTATCTGCTCCTTAAAATCAAGTATTTAGCAAGGATAAATCTGTGGAGTCAAAGTCAATCAGACAATCACCTTCAATGCAACTTTCTTGAGCTTGTTCATTGCCCTGAACTGTTTCATTCTACCGATGACAGTAATGTCAAGTGGCTTATCTGGAGCCTCTCCATCCTCTCTAATCCATGGGTGGTCTGTATGCTCACAATATTAGACTGATAAACAACACTTGCGAATGAATAGTCAGTGTCTCAGTTCATGTGGAAAGCAGATAGGTCCCTTTTTTAGAAAGAGAGAAAACAAACAGGTATTTGATATAAAGAGAGAGAAATCAGCAGTTTCTCTGGAATATTATAACTATTATCACCACTTAGCACTCTTGTACTCTCTGATACAAACTACATGTCATTTAGGTGAAACTTTGGTCTACAATTTCTATGAAATATGAAAATTCAAATAAAGATGATTAAATAGTATTTCTATGAAACTTTGGTCTACATTTAGATGATTTAATAAATACTTTGAAGGTGCTTTCATGGTAAATCTAATGACATCTATCTTAAACCTTTATATATTAATGGTCAAAGTTAAAAGAACTTAGACCAGCAGGAATCTTAAAACAGCATATTTTGAACCGGAGGGAATATCAAAAGGCACAAAATTTGGAAGAAATTAGGAGGCATGATTGCTCCCATTTGCTACTAAATGACTACATGAAACATGATTCCACAACTAGACATACAAAGCAAGAGAAGAGCAGTTGTCTTACTCAAAATTTCAGCAGCAGTCAGGCGTTCTTTTGGGTCTTGTCGCAGCATCTTCTTAACCAAATCCTTTGCACCATTAGATATTGAAGGCCAAGGATCAGAAGAGAAGTCAATGTGACCACGCAAGACGGCATCAAATATGCCATCCTCATTCTCTGGTGAAAGTAAACGATGAAGTGAAGGAAACAATCAATTGCGTACGAGTGACAGAAGGGAAAAGAAGACTGAAATGATATGTTTAAAAAACATTACCTGCCCAAAAAGGAGGAACACCAGACAGAAGGATGTAAAGAATAACCCCAGCACTCCATATGTCAGCCTCTGCCCCATAGTGCCGTTTCAGTACCTCAGGAGCAACATAATACGCACTTCCCACAAGATCCTTAAACATCTCCCCTGCATCATCCATTATGGATTCTCATTCAGTTTGCTCATGTCAATATGCAAATAAACAAACCATTTCACTTGTTAAGGTTCAAAACAAAAAGGATAATATATAGAGAAAAGACTAAACATCTAAGCCCCACAACAAATCCTCCACGAAACCAACATTTTACAAAGTGAATAATCCCAATTTTATCCAACAAAATCAGGGTGTAATTTCCCATTTTGTGTAATGCAAGCATTTGACACAAGTTTGATCTGTTATGCTTCCTTCAATTAAGGACCGATGGTGAAAACAACGCAATGCCTAAAGAGTAAACCATGCAAATCTACAATGTCACCTTTGGAACAAGTTTAGAGTCAAATACTTTGGAGTTAAGCTGGATCCCTCATATATATACTAACATATACAGAACACGCAACAAGGATGGTGAATAATGCCATTTCCATATATAGACACTCATTTTAGCAATGCTGGGTCTGAACTCTGAAACCGTCAAGCCCGGCAACCGGGTCAAGTCAAATCCACATCCACGTCTAGTCAAACATCTTAAAAGAATATGGTAAGATCCATATGGAAGAAGGGATGCAGTCAAATCAAGCACTCACCGTGCTTGAAGAAGACGGAGAGGCCGAAGTCCGTGGCCTTGAGCGGGGAGTCCTCCTTGTTATTGAGGAACAGGAAGTTCTCGGGCTTGAGATCCCGGTGGAAGACCCCCATGGAGTGGCAGCTGTGGACGACGGCGACGATCTCGCGGCAGAGCGCAGCGGCGGCGCGCTCGGTGTAGTGGCCCTTGGCAATGATTCGGTCGAAGAGCTCCCCGCCCTCGCAGAGCTCCATGACGAGGTTGACCGAGTGCCTGTCCTCGTAGGCTCCCCGGAGCTCGACGATGTTGCGGTGGCCCGTCAGGTGGTGCATGATCTGCACCTCCCGGCGCACGTCCTCGATGTCATCGCGGTGGACGAGCTTCCGCGTCGCGATGGACTTGCAGGCGAAGCGCTGCCCGGTCTCCCGGTGCGTGACGAGGTAGGTGACCCCGAACTGGCCCCGCCCGAGCTCGCGGCCGAAGGTGTAGATCGCGCGCACATCCTCCATGGGCCGCCCCAGCACGCGCCCCACCGCcctcgcccccgcccccgcgACCGCCGCCGGCTTCGGCTTCTGCTGCGactgctgcggcggcggtggggcCTGCTGGTACTGCTGCTGCGtctgcgtcggcggcggcggcggcggcggctgggtctGAGGCTTGGGCAGGGTCGACGAGGCCGGCTGCTGCTCGGCGGCGGGGCGGTTGTAGCGCGACGCACGGTTGCCCATGGCTGCCTGCCGGGCTGGGGTCTGACGAAGGGGGAAGGAGGTGGCCTCGACCGAAGTGGAAGCTGTGTGGAGAGGACTGGGGAAAACGACCTGCGCTGCTCACAAGCGCGTGGGTGAGGCCGCGTTGGGTCGTGGTCCGTGGGATTGGGTGCGGCGAGCTAAGGCTAAAGAGTCCGTTCCGTTCGGCTGTGCCCCGTTCCGTTCGGCCGTGCCTCGTCGTAAATGATTGTTAATTTTtagttggaatagtatttttctttcacataaATTAGATAACAGTATTTTTTTTATGAACCAGCAACGCCAACCAAACAGGACGGCGATGGGCCCCGATACCCGATATCTGATGGGTATTCGATCCATTAAGGGATGGGGataggatcatatctttacccgtggGCATCTAAATAGGCAAGAATctatccccgacgggtatagcgggtatggAAACGTTCCctatttacccgtccccgttacccgttagagaacccgactatttgagctgtcatgcgagtattaggcccaaagaagctcaacataggtattttggcccaaacatgaacaatcatatatatatataatttgtgtgttctagtaaccctagtttaattttttctcaccatctccgtcaacagcacaagcacgcctgcctcacgagcgctcgtgtcTCTCGCtttctcagttcggtctctctgccacctttgctcgtcctcctcgcaacctcgctccttctcctcggcatctccgagactccgacacttatacccgggtgaagaagaaacgtctctgattgcaaagctgcgatcccaagtgtccttgtttatcgggtatgcagtacccgtcgggtatttgttacccgaccgatgcccgacgggtacggggatgggtaagaatctatacccgagacagttaacggggacgaggacgggatgaattctctgtagcggggaagaaaacgttccggcgataccgaTGGGTACATCTCCGTTGCCATCCTCAGTGAAGGCAATGTGCAGTGTGCCGGCGTGCGAGCGCGACAGGGCGTGGCGTCGCGTGTGGGCGTGGACGGTTTCTGGGGATTGAGAACGCGAGGGAGCCGGTGTCCGGTGAGGTCACGGTGGGCCAAGTGGCCGTGTGAGCGAATGCGTGGTGGGGACGGGAGCGCGACGGGGCCGTGGGGTCAGTGGCATCTTGTGCTTTTGCTGGGATGCTCCTGGGCCCAGTTTAGTTaccgaaaattttggcaaaacgacATTATaatattttcgttgttatttggtaattagtgttaatcatagtctaattaggcttaaaagattcgtttcgtggatttcgtctaaactgtgtaattagttttattttttatttatatttaatgcttcatgcatgcgtccaaagattcaatATGACAAAAAAATCTCGAAAAATTTGGTGTTTTAGTGGGAAACTAAACAGGCCCCTGGGTCGGCTGGTGGTCACCGTGATTTCTTTCGTTCGGTTTCCTTTATCTGCGGCGCGGCGTTCGCGACACTGACCGCGTGGGATATTTTTCTGGGTAGCGACAGGGCTGGTCCGGGTCCACGCCCGGCTGCCACGGCCGTAACCCTCGGCTGGATCTTGCCGgtgtttggttttttttttttttgttaacccAGCTAGTCTCGTCTCAGTTGGCGAGGATAGGCTTCCAAGCATGGGAGAAGAGTTTTGGTTCATTTGAGTTAGGTCTCTTTAGCAGGATTTTTTTGGTATTTCTCAAACGAAAAATCTTATCAACTCTGCCAAATGAGCACACGTGCGTGAACAAACCAAGTCAAAAACGTTGAAGCCAAAGCCGTGTTGGGAAGAAGAGTGAGAGACAGAAGCTGATGCCACTAAATTATGGTTTTTGGcaccgttcgctggtctgaaacttagctgaaatTGACTAGTTTTATGAGAGAGAAACACCGTAGCGGCTGGTTGATGAACAGTGTTTTGTGAGGTGTTTTATGAGGGGAGTCAACCGGCTGGTCTGGACAGACCAGCGAACGCGCCCTTTGGAGAAATCCAAATCCTATTAAAGAATATAAAAAGAAAccgagagcaagcaaaactaccAAATATTGTGTTTCTTGCCTAGCTAGGCAAAGTAAGAAGTGGCAATGCAACTAGACGCGCCTTGTGCTTAGAATTTTAGAAAAATGGAGCTAAATTGGATAGATAAAACAATGTTATAAAATGGGACTATCCACCATAAGGAATAAGCTAAAATACTTCTAAGTACATTTCTAGAGTACAGAGACATAAATAATGATATATTTAGAAGAAATAACGTATAGGACAAAATTCATGTGTTCCGTTGTGATATCTGCTATCATCTTTCCTATGAAACATGTTACCTCTAAGGACTATATATTTGGGAGTGCTAACACCCGGACGTCCGGACGAATCAACACACGCGTTCGAATGCCACACGtggaaggtcctaatatggctagaggaggcgaatagcctatttaaaagtctacaaatcaactagagcaatttaattagtatgacaaatagcgaaatacgaacttgctctagctctacaagggttgcaagccacctatccaacaattctagttgcaatgattactaggcacataacttgcaatgttactactcactaagagctctcaaatcatgctactctaaagagctccactagatgaacttaaaaaacaaagcaagctctcaattctaattatactaaagagcttgccataactagtttgcaagaatataaataagtgagtatggtgattataccgccatgtagaggagtgaaccaatcacaagatgaatactaaatcaattatcgggagaataccaaagggcaagagacaaccattttttctcccgaggttcacgtgcttgccggcacgttagtccccgttgtatcgaccaacacttgatggttcggcggctaagaggtgttgcacaaacctcgtccacacaatttgaacaccgcaagaacctacccacaagtgaggtaactcaatgacatgagcaatccactagagttacctttcgacgctcCGTCGggaaaggtacaaatcccctcacaatcaccgaagatggccacaaacaatcactgactcatgccaatcctcctctactgtaccaagccatctaggtggtggcaaccaccaagagcaacaagtgaatctcgcagcaaaacacgaacatcaagtgcctctagatgcaatcactcaagcaatgcacttggattccctcccaatctcacaatgatgatgaaacaatgacgGAGATGGGTggaagggctttagctaagctcacaaagttgctatgtcaatgcaaatggccaagagaatgagcttgagccggccatggggcttaaatagaagccccaatgaaatagagccgttgtaccctttcactgggcacaacacggggtgaccagacgctccggtcagatcgaccggacgtaggaccccagcgtccggtcacccgatgcttgccatgtgtcatcggcttcaaacgctaaTCGtgcgatctcaacggtcaagtgatggccagacacgtcagttagaaagtgaccgtacgcaggaccccagcgtcaggtcgtttctagtaaggttccaaacgcgaaatttcatgaccggacacgttcggtcatgcttgaccggactcacccggcgtctggtcactcaacgtTTTCTCTATGCGCcttacgtcagcgtacgtcagcactgaccggacgcacccagccagcgtccagtcactctttgCGCCAACGTCCAGTTACAAGACCGAGATGCGTGCTCACTGCTACtactgactggacgtaggaccccagcgtccggtcactgcgccaccagcgtccagtcactctatgaacccctatcttttctatatagggcaccggtgaagtttctaacccttgctcagatgtgccaaccaccaagtgtatcaccttgtgcacatgtattagcatattttcacaaacattttcaagggtgttagcactctactagatcctaaatgcatatgcaatgagttaaagcatctagtggcactttgataaccgcatttcaatacgagtttcacccctcttaatagtacggctatcgatcctaaatgtgatcacacttactaagtatctcgatcacttaaaacaaaatggctcctactatttatacctttgccttgggtcttttgtttttctctttcttcttttccaagttcaagcatttgatcatcaccatgccatcaccatcatcatgatctttaccattgcttcatcacttagagtagtgctacatatctcataatcactttaataaactaggttagtacttagagtttcatcaattaatcaaaactaaactagagctttcaatctcttccttttagtaattgatgacaacccttacataaagatataaattgagatttaattgaatccacgttgcttgcccaagcatatttactatgtgtaaaagaatatggacaagtttcatgaattccaaatggtagcaattgccccccctacatatatgctaagagtttgattgtagcttgcacatatgcttagatagaaaatataagaGACAATTtataccatatgatgctaaggtataagagatggacctttgaagtatgataccaatcagagtgcaccaatataccatccttagcaccattagtaactatacatacacaaaaactagaataccctatgagatcaacattaccagtaagggtctagtttttataaaatgaacataaatctagttactttagcctatgcatgctagtttttcatttcaccattcaagcatataactagcatacaccacacaagcatagatattgaaatttagaacttgtgccatgcaagcaaatataggAAATACACAtttaaatgcaacatataagtttatgagcttgctcctacttgtgtgcattttttatatgatccccttacaatgtcaatgtcatttcatttcatttgtttgctccttctatcttactatctttgtgaatttctctccccctttgtcaacaattagcataaaaggtgagctcaaattatagataggttggggtgaaaccatatgaaataaggatcattttcctaatttaGTTTAATCTAGATTActagcaaaagatatttaactcggtttgatccaaggacaatgtaacaccctaggtgtttggcttccactaattgcatttcatttcataaacatgtgcatcatctatctcagcatgtcattgttactgaaacatgcatatgcaacattttcgattgtgtgtgtttcatgcttgatcgcttagaatggtagtagtgcaacatgtgaatgtaacatgaaattctcatactttgaaacatggcaacatggtagtaatgtgatgagtataggataacaacaaagtcatgcaacatgtgaaacattgcattgcaacatatgagtgaattgcttgttttagttgctttatcacatgtgatcattaaaagttggtataacaattttgtaaagtggttgattatggtctattacaccttaactacacttaggttacttgttgggacattgttcatgtagatcaaaatgaccaaaatgcccttcaagtgaaggtttgacttttaataacccttggagtgtcactgtttgactgattcaaaagaccaacttggaaactttgcatggttgtgcactctttaccaaagttgtagctaatttattaaggaacaaaagttgttttatgatcatttcatgaaaatggctagaacatgctcaaacatggcccacaagtcaaaatttcatgctgatttcaacactgaaaaatatgctaagtcttaactgcaatttcagttggatcaagcccactttggcttgatgtaactgctgatccatggagaattaggtcatggtccttgaaaagaaattgtagatggatggtacacCTACAAatttcatgtacatagtttttgccAAGGGTCATTGgtttagccgtgttgacacgaGGAATACTCGCTGTCAGTCGGATCAATCGATGACTGAATCGCAACGTTTTTGAAAACGTTCAGTGAGCACGGTGGCCGACTGGCTTAGGTGACGCTCATCGTGTAGCGCGCAGGCTCTGCCGAAGGCTCCACGTCACGCGTCCGAGCTCCAGAAGAAGGCTAACTCCTCGCCACTCTCACTACGTCTCACCATTTCCCTCACTGCCGTCCCCTTCCTCCACGAGCACGGCGACCGGGACACCGTGATGCCACCGAGCCAAATCCACCATCACAGAGTGCCATTAACTGATTCATCCAAGCCACAGCCCCACCGTGAACCTCTCTACGCCTGCGACACCACCGCCACTCCATTTTCGCCTCAGGTAGACCTCCCCGTGAGCGCGGCTCCATCGGGTCGCCATGACCACCACTGGCCGAGCTCACACGTGGCCATGCTGCTCAAGCCCCTTATCaccccttctctcccttgcgctagccTCTAtgtgtgatgctgaagctcgttGAGTGTGCCACTAGGGCCATGATGCCGTAGCCTCGTCGGAGCCAGCCATGTcgtggccgcgcgccgccgtggccGTCACCACCCCCTCTAGCTGAGTCACTAGCTGCAATAATTGGTTCCCCTAGGTGCGcttgggtgaggcgaacacgttggcaccattgccttcgccggagaagccaccggcgacgaactacgccaccgtccgttcctcctcccctgtttctctcactgacgcgcgggtccccATCGTCAGCCGCTGAAGCGCAGAGGCGGGAGCCTGACCTGGGCTGCGCTGCTTCTAGGGCCGCGCTGGCATATGCGGGCGTGGGCTTCGCGGGCCGCCGGatctgttcgggccggcccagttgcGAAGTTGATTTTCTTGTTtttggttttgtttattttgtttttcacagaattgtgtgcatgattcaaaaatgtgtatctcctaattggtagctccaaatgctatggttccaattttgttgagttcctagtaatgtctagtatttaataaaaatattatatgagcacatgttttagaaattttggatgaatgaaataggactttgaaatgtgtttttagatgcatgcaaacttgtttgaattttatcttgagtttctgtggtccaaaaattatgaaattttgtgggtaatctattattgcttagtagaagctctggttaaaatttcagagctagtgcatgtatagtttttgagttatagaatttctttttatcaatggatggatcttgtgtgaattttcataatttttctatagatccagtataggtaaaatttggtgagtaaggttcttatgctagaatgatgctaggaaaaatgagaaatctgttgcttgacacttttcattagggtttcctaattatgctaaaaataggcatgccacctgttattttggatacagcaagttctgcttgctcaatggctttgaaatttttatggtagtctatgtgaagcatgagatagctactgtaattttgtagatttttatgaatagttttactatatattgctttaatcacctaattaactaaataaattgaaaaggatattaaataatttatttagaagttggcactatactttctagtgtttctctaGGTAtgcaaacaagttggtaaacttggtttggtccaattatgcttttgcatcatcattaaataattaatttagtaaccctgtcattcctggactagattctaggtttactggaattgatttgattaacgtaagaatcatgctttgatgtttacaatgatttgtagagaatttcataagctttccagaatgtcctcatacaagtcatttggaattgtagaactcttgttgtgattgaattaagggactacttgtatgcatatgaaactttaaatgttaattatgtatacctttactatttctaagtttgtggtaatgttcctaggtgttaggcctttaactgaagatgagcatctttatcttaggttatgcaagttaggtaagttgatcttgttctttaagttaagttagatacatgcttaaagtgatttgaatagagctattttactcggtaaacgagtgtccagtgatgttttcggtaaacacttactgtgattcattcatcattgagcatcatgtcattccttatgcatccatgatatttatcttgtgcatcggcatgcaataggtgtaccaggaaggagtgaccctgctggaattcgaggaaccgagcgagcagcagcagccgacaccggagattcaggaggagcagccttcaggagaagtgccagacgaggtcgccgttgagtgcccggatcaccgtccttgcaactttgtgaaaggcaagccccggagcatattaagcctcctaatttctgaaatgcagttacagtattattattacatatattgttgcattaagtttaggtgttggatgcaaacacttgctgcattggttacccaatccttgtccagatattgttaccctgaatcctatgtagctcaggctcgtgtagtgcttagccctgcttaaacacggtagaagtcaggtgatttcctgtcacctacgagatataggaagatacatgtggcacggttggctatatttgctatcgtggaaaagaaccagtcttaatttgaaatgaagaccggacggaggcttgccggtttgcagtgactc
Coding sequences within:
- the LOC136450155 gene encoding calcium-dependent protein kinase 1-like, whose product is MGNRASRYNRPAAEQQPASSTLPKPQTQPPPPPPPTQTQQQYQQAPPPPQQSQQKPKPAAVAGAGARAVGRVLGRPMEDVRAIYTFGRELGRGQFGVTYLVTHRETGQRFACKSIATRKLVHRDDIEDVRREVQIMHHLTGHRNIVELRGAYEDRHSVNLVMELCEGGELFDRIIAKGHYTERAAAALCREIVAVVHSCHSMGVFHRDLKPENFLFLNNKEDSPLKATDFGLSVFFKHGEMFKDLVGSAYYVAPEVLKRHYGAEADIWSAGVILYILLSGVPPFWAENEDGIFDAVLRGHIDFSSDPWPSISNGAKDLVKKMLRQDPKERLTAAEILNHPWIREDGEAPDKPLDITVIGRMKQFRAMNKLKKVALKVVAENLSDEEIMGLKEMFRSLDTDNSGTITLEELRSGLPKLGTKISESEIKQLMEAADVDGNGTIDYAEFISATMHLNRLEKEDHILKAFEYFDKDHSGYITVDELEEALKKYEMGDDKTIKEIIAEVDTDHDGRINYQEFVAMMRNNSPEIVPNRRRMF